A genomic window from Algoriphagus sp. Y33 includes:
- a CDS encoding aldehyde dehydrogenase family protein — translation MADHFGIQESLRRLGIQSDNLGVSTGSSWIDSGESLLASFSPVDGKVIAKVQMATAETFEQVIDQAEEAFLHWRTVPAPLRGEVVREIGNALREAKEHLGKLVSFEMGKSYQEGLGEVQEMIDICDFAVGLSRQLYGLTMHSERPGHRMYEQWHAIGIVGIISAFNFPVAVWSWNAALAWVCGDVCVWKPSEKAPLSAIACQKIAATVFEKQGMPEGISSLLVGDYKIGELMSNDSRIPLISATGSTRMGKLVGESVGRRLGRSLLELGGNNAIIITENADMDMAIRGALFGAVGTAGQRCTSTRRLIIHENVYEEVKSRLASAYDKLAIGNPLNEKNHVGPLIDLDAVKMYEEAIKKVKEEGGKTVVEGAVLSGEGFESGCYVKPAIFEAENSFDIVQHETFAPVLYLMKYKTIEEAIAMQNSVPQGLSSAIMTTNMREAEVFLSVAGSDCGIANVNIGTSGAEIGGAFGGEKETGGGRESGSDAWKAYMRRQTNTINYSSTLPLAQGIKFDI, via the coding sequence ATGGCAGATCATTTCGGCATTCAGGAATCATTAAGGAGACTAGGCATCCAATCAGATAATTTAGGAGTATCCACAGGCTCAAGTTGGATAGATTCCGGAGAATCTTTGCTTGCTTCTTTTTCTCCCGTGGATGGTAAGGTGATCGCTAAAGTCCAAATGGCAACTGCGGAGACCTTTGAGCAAGTTATAGATCAGGCAGAAGAAGCATTTTTGCATTGGCGCACTGTACCGGCTCCGCTGCGCGGGGAAGTGGTGAGGGAAATTGGCAATGCACTCAGAGAAGCTAAGGAGCACTTGGGAAAGCTGGTCTCTTTCGAAATGGGTAAATCTTATCAAGAAGGACTTGGAGAGGTTCAGGAGATGATTGACATCTGCGATTTTGCTGTAGGGCTTTCCCGGCAGCTGTATGGCTTGACCATGCACTCTGAGCGGCCTGGTCACCGAATGTATGAGCAGTGGCATGCTATAGGGATAGTGGGGATTATCTCTGCGTTTAATTTTCCTGTAGCTGTATGGTCATGGAATGCGGCTCTCGCCTGGGTTTGTGGAGATGTCTGTGTGTGGAAACCTTCGGAAAAGGCTCCGCTTTCGGCTATCGCATGCCAGAAAATTGCGGCAACAGTATTTGAAAAACAAGGTATGCCAGAGGGGATTTCATCGCTTTTGGTAGGGGATTATAAAATAGGAGAGCTAATGTCAAATGACTCCAGAATTCCTCTGATATCAGCTACGGGTTCTACCCGAATGGGAAAACTCGTAGGAGAGTCAGTTGGTCGAAGGCTGGGTAGATCCTTGTTGGAGCTGGGAGGAAATAATGCTATCATCATAACAGAAAATGCTGATATGGATATGGCGATCCGTGGAGCATTGTTTGGAGCAGTGGGAACAGCAGGACAGCGATGTACCAGTACGAGGCGATTGATCATTCATGAAAATGTATATGAAGAAGTAAAATCCCGCTTAGCCTCTGCTTATGATAAATTAGCTATCGGAAATCCGCTGAATGAAAAGAACCATGTGGGACCTTTGATTGATTTGGATGCCGTAAAAATGTATGAAGAGGCTATCAAGAAAGTAAAAGAAGAAGGAGGTAAGACCGTGGTAGAAGGTGCGGTGCTTTCCGGAGAAGGGTTTGAATCCGGTTGCTACGTGAAGCCTGCGATATTTGAAGCGGAGAATAGCTTTGATATAGTTCAGCACGAGACTTTTGCCCCAGTCCTTTACCTGATGAAGTACAAGACAATTGAAGAAGCTATAGCGATGCAAAACAGCGTGCCTCAGGGGCTTTCATCCGCAATCATGACTACCAATATGAGAGAAGCTGAAGTGTTTCTTTCGGTGGCCGGATCTGACTGCGGAATAGCGAATGTGAATATAGGGACTTCCGGAGCGGAAATAGGAGGAGCATTCGGGGGTGAGAAAGAAACAGGGGGCGGAAGGGAGTCAGGTTCAGATGCCTGGAAGGCTTATATGAGAAGGCAGACCAACACGATTAATTATTCATCCACTTTGCCATTGGCGCAAGGGATTAAGTTTGATATTTAG
- a CDS encoding ATP-binding cassette domain-containing protein: MNSLITITSAQVLAKGKQVFQSLDFNWKEGQQWAIIGNNGAEMTAFIEAIRGNTVIPTGEIVRPFAKDYTEEKTKAGEINSFRDLIAYVSQRYEIRNKSNQQNFYFQQRFNSSESEDTATVQEYLLEVKAKVEGVWTLEKVSGLLHLEHLLDKSLLLLSNGETRRLALALGLMRQPKIYLMDQPMTGLDVKSRAEFGKILNVIISEGVHVLLTTSANEIPEGITHVAKLNSVGIGGDWPAKNFHLTAEHEQKLSYDWELLDSLLPKRLNKNDEVIRLQNLSINYGDKQILKNLNWEVTSGERWLLKGSNGSGKSTLISLLIGENPQAYSQNFWLFGRKRGTGESIWDVKRPTGFVAPELSRFFPANQTCRKVILSGLFDTMGLFKKVNEEQVALAESWIKLFHLESFENIPINRLSLENQRWTLLARALIKQPKLLILDEASQGMDEFQRRLFKDTVQQICERSTITLIYVSHYAEDVPEAVGKVIELGG; the protein is encoded by the coding sequence TTGAATTCCCTCATAACAATCACTTCCGCCCAGGTTCTTGCCAAAGGAAAACAAGTTTTTCAATCCTTGGATTTTAATTGGAAAGAAGGGCAGCAATGGGCCATCATCGGCAACAACGGGGCTGAGATGACAGCTTTTATAGAAGCTATTCGGGGGAATACGGTAATTCCAACGGGTGAAATTGTCCGTCCTTTTGCGAAGGACTATACCGAAGAGAAGACCAAGGCAGGGGAGATCAATTCTTTTCGGGATCTGATCGCATACGTATCCCAACGGTATGAAATCCGCAATAAATCCAATCAGCAAAACTTCTATTTCCAGCAGCGTTTCAATTCCTCTGAATCTGAGGATACTGCCACCGTGCAGGAATATTTATTGGAGGTAAAAGCAAAAGTTGAGGGAGTCTGGACTTTGGAGAAAGTATCCGGATTGCTGCATTTGGAGCACTTGCTGGATAAATCTTTGCTCTTGCTTTCCAATGGGGAAACTCGACGACTGGCACTTGCTCTGGGGCTGATGCGACAGCCGAAAATCTACCTAATGGATCAGCCGATGACAGGATTGGATGTGAAAAGTAGAGCGGAGTTCGGAAAGATTTTGAACGTGATAATTTCTGAGGGTGTGCATGTGTTGCTCACTACTTCTGCTAATGAAATTCCTGAAGGAATCACCCACGTAGCCAAATTAAACAGTGTAGGAATTGGAGGAGATTGGCCGGCAAAAAACTTTCATTTGACGGCTGAGCATGAGCAAAAGTTGTCTTACGATTGGGAGCTTTTAGATTCGCTTTTGCCTAAAAGACTTAATAAAAACGACGAAGTAATTCGACTGCAAAACCTTAGTATTAACTATGGAGATAAACAGATTCTAAAGAATCTAAACTGGGAAGTCACATCCGGTGAACGCTGGCTACTGAAAGGATCCAATGGATCTGGGAAATCCACCTTGATCAGTTTGCTGATCGGAGAAAATCCCCAAGCCTATTCCCAGAATTTTTGGCTCTTTGGGCGCAAAAGGGGAACAGGTGAAAGCATATGGGACGTGAAGCGGCCTACGGGTTTTGTGGCACCGGAACTCAGCCGATTCTTCCCTGCCAACCAAACCTGCAGAAAAGTGATTCTGTCAGGCCTTTTTGATACCATGGGTTTGTTTAAAAAGGTAAATGAGGAGCAGGTAGCCCTAGCCGAATCTTGGATAAAGCTTTTTCATCTGGAATCATTTGAGAATATCCCCATCAATCGACTTTCTTTGGAAAACCAACGCTGGACTTTGCTAGCCCGGGCGCTGATCAAGCAGCCCAAATTGCTGATTCTCGACGAAGCATCACAGGGTATGGATGAGTTTCAGCGCAGACTTTTCAAGGATACTGTACAGCAAATCTGTGAGCGAAGTACAATCACCCTGATCTATGTCAGCCACTATGCCGAGGATGTGCCTGAGGCGGTGGGGAAGGTGATTGAGCTGGGTGGGTAA
- a CDS encoding DUF4421 domain-containing protein, whose amino-acid sequence MTQPRAYLILLILIISQYSFGQNPNFQYDSSYVETTHELFASRLFFSQKYTRLTTRSLDGNEKYTLVPNTGLKMGLGFNYQRLTVNVSFPVKLLYPDKIEDWRGNLDLQSHIYAPKIIVDFFGQFYNGYKIKSENRKNSDEDYLREDLRQVSLGLNMNYLFFGDKLSIAASHNQSSIQKKSAYSPFVGFEGYGGFMKGDSLLLPDSPATDPVNFERAGYFLAGPNAGMAGTLVFGKGFFVTGVASVNLSGGYSKWTSGEEFKKWGVVPTYHLRGFLGYNGSRISINTSYVYKNLNLIDGGPYNVAVNTGNFRINFIYKVLPGKRFKKGFNKVNPIRIVIKD is encoded by the coding sequence ATGACACAGCCAAGGGCTTACCTTATCTTATTGATATTAATTATCAGCCAGTACTCCTTTGGACAGAATCCAAACTTTCAGTATGACTCCAGCTATGTGGAGACTACCCATGAACTATTTGCTTCAAGGCTATTTTTCTCCCAAAAATACACAAGGCTAACAACGAGATCTCTTGATGGAAATGAGAAATATACCCTGGTCCCAAATACAGGGTTGAAAATGGGGCTTGGGTTCAATTATCAGCGATTGACTGTAAATGTCTCCTTTCCGGTAAAGCTTCTTTACCCGGATAAGATAGAAGATTGGCGGGGAAATTTGGATTTGCAGTCCCATATCTATGCACCTAAAATCATTGTGGATTTTTTCGGGCAATTTTATAACGGGTACAAAATAAAATCAGAAAATCGAAAAAATTCAGACGAAGACTATCTGCGGGAAGATTTACGCCAAGTTTCGTTAGGACTGAATATGAACTATCTTTTTTTTGGGGATAAGCTTTCTATTGCAGCTTCCCACAATCAGTCTTCTATCCAGAAGAAGTCAGCCTATTCCCCATTTGTTGGGTTTGAGGGGTATGGAGGATTTATGAAAGGAGACTCACTTTTATTACCGGATTCTCCGGCTACTGATCCTGTTAATTTTGAGAGAGCGGGGTATTTTTTGGCAGGCCCAAATGCAGGAATGGCAGGGACTTTGGTTTTTGGTAAAGGTTTTTTTGTGACAGGGGTGGCTTCAGTTAATTTAAGTGGAGGATACTCTAAATGGACTAGCGGGGAAGAGTTTAAAAAATGGGGTGTGGTTCCTACCTACCATCTGAGGGGTTTTTTGGGATATAATGGTTCCCGTATTTCTATCAATACCAGTTATGTCTATAAAAACCTCAATTTGATAGACGGTGGGCCTTATAACGTGGCAGTGAATACGGGCAATTTCAGAATAAATTTTATCTATAAGGTGTTGCCCGGCAAAAGGTTTAAAAAAGGGTTCAATAAAGTAAATCCTATTAGGATTGTTATTAAAGATTAA
- a CDS encoding oxidoreductase, with amino-acid sequence MKIALISGTSGLVGMQLLHQLLQNTAYDTVISVGRRKLALKHHKLVQIDGDLSKLNQWNWEEKVTSQSLGGEYNSLVNSLMEKSAEMHAFSSLGTTIKKAGSKENFFAIDHDLVITFGNWAKELGASKFLYVSASGADPNSSVFYSRTKGKTEDDLKTMGFDYLGLFRPSLLLGNRNEFRLGEQVASIVMKPLVWLKLFKNLRPIYDYQVAKAIVKTALAKKSDSVEIISSGDMQDLSGK; translated from the coding sequence ATGAAAATTGCGTTAATCTCAGGGACCTCAGGTTTGGTAGGCATGCAATTGCTTCACCAACTCCTGCAAAATACAGCATACGATACGGTGATTTCTGTGGGGAGGAGAAAGCTGGCCCTAAAACACCACAAGTTAGTACAGATTGATGGAGACCTGAGCAAGCTGAACCAATGGAATTGGGAAGAAAAAGTCACTTCCCAGAGTTTGGGAGGTGAATACAATTCTCTTGTCAATAGTCTAATGGAAAAATCAGCTGAAATGCATGCTTTTTCTTCCCTCGGAACGACAATAAAGAAGGCAGGTTCTAAGGAGAATTTTTTTGCCATTGACCATGATTTGGTGATTACCTTTGGTAACTGGGCTAAAGAATTAGGGGCATCCAAGTTTCTTTATGTTTCTGCATCCGGTGCCGACCCAAACTCTTCTGTATTCTATAGCCGGACCAAAGGCAAAACGGAGGATGATCTCAAGACAATGGGATTCGATTATTTGGGGCTGTTCAGACCATCTCTTTTGTTGGGAAATAGAAATGAATTCAGGCTAGGGGAGCAGGTGGCATCCATCGTGATGAAGCCTCTCGTTTGGCTGAAGCTTTTTAAAAATCTCAGACCAATCTATGATTATCAAGTGGCCAAAGCCATAGTGAAGACGGCACTGGCGAAAAAATCCGATTCTGTAGAAATCATCTCCTCTGGAGATATGCAAGACTTAAGTGGTAAATGA
- the dtd gene encoding D-aminoacyl-tRNA deacylase: MIVVIQRVSEASVKIEGKVKSEIGKGLMILLGIEESDAEEDIVWLSNKIASLRIFPDEKEVMNKSLRDVDGEILLISQFTLHASTKKGNRPSYIKAAKPDIAIPLYDKMISALQSELGKPIGTGEFGADMKVSLVNDGPVTILIDSKNRV, encoded by the coding sequence ATGATAGTAGTAATCCAAAGAGTATCTGAAGCTTCCGTGAAAATTGAAGGAAAAGTCAAATCCGAAATCGGAAAGGGATTGATGATTTTACTTGGAATAGAAGAAAGTGATGCTGAGGAAGATATTGTCTGGTTGTCGAATAAGATTGCCAGTCTTCGGATTTTTCCGGATGAAAAGGAAGTAATGAACAAAAGTCTGCGGGATGTGGATGGGGAAATTCTCCTGATATCTCAGTTTACGCTCCATGCGAGTACCAAAAAGGGGAATCGCCCTTCATACATTAAGGCCGCAAAACCTGATATCGCGATTCCGCTTTATGATAAAATGATCAGTGCTTTACAATCTGAACTGGGCAAGCCAATCGGTACAGGAGAATTTGGAGCAGATATGAAAGTTTCCTTGGTGAATGATGGGCCTGTCACCATCTTGATTGATAGTAAGAACAGGGTGTAA
- a CDS encoding iron-sulfur cluster assembly accessory protein gives MIIPIKITEKAEAEIKNIMANKNIPADYHLRVGVKGGGCGGMSYALGFDKPKDEDQQFEILGIPVLIEKRHFMFLMGMEIDFFEGDEARGFTFINPEIPKRHDL, from the coding sequence ATGATTATCCCCATCAAGATCACCGAAAAGGCCGAAGCTGAGATCAAAAATATCATGGCCAATAAAAATATTCCTGCTGATTATCACCTGCGTGTAGGAGTGAAAGGTGGTGGGTGTGGCGGAATGTCCTATGCTTTGGGTTTTGACAAACCAAAAGACGAAGATCAGCAATTCGAGATTTTAGGCATTCCAGTGTTAATAGAGAAAAGACACTTCATGTTTCTGATGGGAATGGAAATTGATTTCTTTGAAGGAGATGAGGCCCGTGGATTTACATTCATCAATCCAGAAATCCCAAAGCGTCACGATCTGTAA
- a CDS encoding DUF6265 family protein, whose translation MKKSFLSLILLFISFIAFPQVKQLEKDQEPGKGKVSDLDWLVGFWTGEGFGGECEEVWMPVVDENMIGTFRFWSEGKLIFSEFMNIVQEGETFSLKLKHFNPDLSPWEEKEEWTTFRLIETDENTVYFHGLTMKREGGEIKLWLALTEDGVRTIEELNYVKKDF comes from the coding sequence ATGAAAAAGTCGTTTCTTTCGTTAATTCTGCTCTTCATCAGCTTCATCGCTTTTCCTCAGGTCAAACAACTCGAAAAGGATCAGGAACCGGGAAAAGGCAAGGTTTCTGATTTGGATTGGCTGGTAGGTTTTTGGACAGGGGAAGGATTCGGAGGCGAATGCGAGGAAGTCTGGATGCCTGTCGTGGATGAAAATATGATAGGAACCTTCCGCTTTTGGAGTGAAGGGAAACTTATATTTTCCGAATTCATGAATATAGTCCAAGAGGGAGAAACTTTTTCCCTGAAGCTAAAACACTTTAATCCAGACCTTTCCCCTTGGGAAGAAAAGGAAGAATGGACAACATTCAGATTAATCGAGACTGATGAGAATACCGTCTATTTTCACGGCTTGACCATGAAACGGGAAGGAGGTGAAATCAAACTGTGGCTAGCCCTCACTGAAGATGGAGTAAGGACAATAGAGGAATTGAATTACGTAAAGAAGGATTTTTAG
- the tnpA gene encoding IS200/IS605 family transposase translates to MGQSLVKNYVHIIFSTKNRQPFIKQEYEDELFKYLGGVCKAYDCTPIQVGGYLDHVHILCLLAKNMTIAKLVEEIKTDSSKWMKKRADELSNFYWQDGYGAFSVNPSQVDTVIYYIQNQRKHHEKKSFQHEYRAFLKKYQVDYDERYVWG, encoded by the coding sequence ATGGGACAATCGCTCGTGAAAAATTATGTGCACATTATTTTCAGCACGAAAAACAGACAGCCATTTATCAAACAGGAATATGAAGACGAACTCTTTAAATACCTCGGTGGCGTTTGCAAAGCCTATGACTGTACTCCTATTCAAGTAGGAGGATATTTAGATCACGTACATATCCTTTGTCTCCTTGCTAAGAACATGACAATTGCTAAGTTAGTGGAAGAGATAAAAACAGATTCTTCCAAATGGATGAAAAAGCGCGCAGATGAACTGAGCAATTTCTATTGGCAGGATGGGTACGGGGCATTTTCAGTTAATCCAAGTCAGGTCGATACTGTCATTTACTACATTCAAAACCAGCGTAAGCACCATGAAAAGAAATCATTCCAACATGAATACAGGGCTTTTTTGAAAAAATATCAGGTGGACTATGATGAGCGGTATGTGTGGGGGTAA
- a CDS encoding YkvA family protein, with product MTIQSKASETIDRAKSMFGKQVDMLGKQKEKVSELIAGVGNKISRFGDNPRVKKLIEPVSVFIRMVKAHFNGSHKLANSTLGLILLALVYFVSPIDIIPDFLGLIGYADDLSVVLAIYAKIQDEIADFLDWERTQV from the coding sequence ATGACTATTCAATCCAAGGCATCCGAGACCATAGACAGAGCAAAATCCATGTTTGGCAAACAGGTAGATATGCTTGGCAAGCAAAAGGAGAAGGTCAGTGAGCTGATAGCCGGCGTGGGAAATAAGATTTCCCGATTCGGAGACAATCCACGGGTGAAAAAGCTAATCGAGCCAGTTTCTGTTTTTATAAGAATGGTCAAAGCCCATTTCAACGGTTCACATAAGCTTGCCAACAGTACGTTGGGATTGATACTTTTGGCATTGGTTTATTTTGTTTCGCCCATAGACATCATTCCCGACTTTTTAGGCCTCATTGGCTATGCGGACGACTTAAGCGTAGTTTTGGCTATATATGCCAAAATCCAAGATGAGATAGCCGACTTTTTGGATTGGGAGAGAACTCAAGTTTAA
- a CDS encoding thioredoxin family protein encodes MLDQEITLITPELIDSGKNYSEYRKMINLLLAKDKTTGNNHSESYLNYTKMNVQRMNRWDKTAKVSEKLDKVVASVSSPQTWLVITEAWCGDAAQSLPFIAKLAELNPLIKLKFVLRDENPDLMDAYLTEGARSIPILIGLNGDLSKELFVWGPRPEFLQNRLKAYKLDPQNITPKEFADGTHLWYARDKNQSLSNELLPLIASTI; translated from the coding sequence ATGCTAGACCAAGAAATTACGTTGATTACCCCTGAACTTATTGATTCGGGAAAAAATTATTCGGAGTATCGAAAAATGATCAATCTACTGTTGGCAAAAGATAAAACCACAGGAAATAATCACTCCGAGAGCTATCTTAATTATACTAAAATGAATGTCCAGCGGATGAATCGCTGGGACAAAACGGCTAAGGTTTCGGAGAAACTGGATAAAGTGGTTGCCTCTGTTTCTTCTCCGCAAACTTGGCTTGTGATTACCGAAGCTTGGTGTGGAGATGCTGCGCAAAGTTTGCCATTCATCGCAAAACTGGCCGAGTTGAATCCCCTGATAAAGTTGAAATTTGTGCTTCGGGATGAAAATCCTGACTTAATGGATGCCTATCTTACGGAAGGTGCGAGATCGATTCCGATTTTAATAGGGTTGAATGGAGATCTTAGCAAAGAGCTTTTTGTATGGGGACCAAGACCTGAATTTCTTCAAAACCGCCTAAAGGCGTATAAGCTCGATCCTCAAAATATTACGCCCAAGGAATTTGCCGATGGTACTCATCTTTGGTACGCCAGAGATAAGAATCAATCTTTGTCAAACGAACTTTTGCCATTGATAGCTTCTACCATCTAA